From the genome of Pseudosulfitobacter sp. DSM 107133, one region includes:
- a CDS encoding alpha/beta hydrolase-fold protein, whose protein sequence is MMRDVVAQGLADNGGTRWFDLKDSQTGDIRRVFLWVPPGEAPAAGWPALWLLDGNAVIGTAVDVMRAQAFWPRGTNLGWGVLIAVGYPSDAAYDSFRRSWDLGPPPGQTYPPFVPDGPEVRTGGGAEMARFLLEDVRGFLTGQVALDPARQSLFGHSFGGLFALWLMFTRPDAFANWIAASPAITWEDSFLLDHLDRFDVGEHRLRVHLSAGEWEGDALAPFQASGPEAAERLAEKAKTRTVAAAQDMAAALSARGVTTRCEIYADETHMSVLPVAVNRALRWAFALADTQPKAAETQIKERT, encoded by the coding sequence ATGATGCGGGATGTTGTGGCGCAGGGCCTGGCCGACAATGGCGGCACCCGCTGGTTCGATTTGAAAGACAGCCAGACCGGCGATATCCGCCGCGTATTTCTATGGGTGCCGCCGGGCGAGGCCCCCGCAGCCGGATGGCCCGCGCTGTGGCTGCTTGATGGCAACGCGGTGATTGGCACGGCGGTGGATGTGATGCGTGCACAGGCGTTCTGGCCCAGGGGCACCAACCTTGGCTGGGGCGTGCTGATCGCGGTGGGTTATCCGAGCGACGCGGCCTACGATTCCTTCCGACGCAGCTGGGATCTGGGACCGCCGCCGGGGCAAACCTATCCCCCTTTTGTGCCGGATGGCCCCGAGGTCAGGACCGGCGGCGGCGCGGAAATGGCGCGGTTTTTGCTGGAGGATGTGCGGGGCTTTCTGACTGGTCAGGTGGCGCTGGATCCGGCGCGGCAATCGCTGTTTGGCCATTCCTTTGGCGGGCTGTTTGCGCTGTGGCTGATGTTCACCCGCCCCGATGCCTTTGCCAACTGGATTGCCGCCAGCCCCGCGATCACATGGGAAGACAGCTTTTTGCTGGATCATCTCGACCGTTTTGACGTGGGCGAACATCGCCTGCGGGTGCATTTGTCGGCTGGTGAGTGGGAGGGTGACGCATTGGCACCGTTTCAGGCCAGCGGACCCGAAGCGGCAGAGCGGCTGGCGGAAAAGGCCAAGACCCGGACCGTCGCCGCCGCGCAAGACATGGCGGCTGCCCTGTCAGCGCGCGGGGTGACCACACGGTGCGAAATCTACGCGGACGAGACGCATATGTCGGTGCTGCCGGTGGCGGTGAACCGCGCGCTTCGCTGGGCTTTTGCTCTTGCTGATACGCAGCCCAAAGCTGCGGAAACACAGATCAAAGAAAGGACCTGA
- a CDS encoding PLP-dependent transferase, with protein sequence MTRTPPTADLISPSRPVPHDASATPIFQSSSFLFDSYAQIEDVFAGRSDRFIYSRGDNPTVCELEDLIARLEGAEAARGFSSGMAAICGAVLPFVQAGDRIVAVEHLYSDAFRLFETVLARFGVETTYVDGTDTQAMVDALAGARLVYLESPTSWTFRLQDLRAIATEAQRLGVISVIDNSWATPLYQRPHELAVDLVVHAASKYLSGHSDTLGGLVTGSRQMIQTIDHEATHLFGGRMSPMDAFLVLRGMRTLDMRMARHMQTGLTLAQGLAAHPQVTALHHPGLLATRPEGLCGFGGLFAFDLAAGVDVARFCDALRTIRIGVSWGGPESLIVPGQAACALAGAANVFQRFGVSPRTIRLAAGLEPAELLMDDLRAALHAAQEVAA encoded by the coding sequence ATGACCCGAACACCACCCACAGCCGATCTGATTTCGCCATCGCGCCCCGTGCCACATGACGCCAGCGCCACGCCGATCTTTCAAAGCAGTTCGTTCCTGTTCGACAGCTATGCCCAGATCGAAGATGTCTTTGCCGGCCGTTCAGACAGGTTCATCTATTCGCGCGGCGACAACCCGACAGTTTGCGAGCTGGAAGACCTGATTGCGCGGCTGGAAGGCGCGGAGGCGGCGCGCGGGTTTTCGTCGGGGATGGCGGCGATTTGCGGCGCGGTGCTGCCGTTTGTACAGGCCGGTGACCGCATTGTCGCGGTCGAGCATCTGTATTCCGACGCTTTCCGCCTGTTCGAAACGGTATTGGCGCGGTTCGGGGTTGAAACCACCTATGTCGATGGCACCGACACGCAGGCGATGGTTGATGCGCTGGCGGGTGCGCGGCTGGTCTATCTGGAAAGCCCGACCTCATGGACCTTTCGTCTGCAAGATCTGCGTGCCATTGCGACCGAGGCGCAGCGTCTGGGGGTAATCTCGGTGATCGACAACAGCTGGGCCACACCGCTGTACCAGCGCCCGCATGAGCTGGCCGTCGACCTGGTGGTGCATGCGGCGTCGAAATACCTGTCGGGCCACAGCGACACGCTGGGCGGGCTGGTCACGGGATCGCGCCAGATGATCCAGACCATTGACCACGAGGCAACCCACCTGTTCGGCGGGCGCATGTCGCCGATGGATGCGTTTCTGGTGCTGCGTGGCATGCGCACGCTGGATATGCGGATGGCGCGCCATATGCAGACGGGGCTAACGCTGGCGCAGGGGCTGGCGGCGCATCCGCAGGTCACAGCCCTGCATCATCCGGGATTGCTGGCCACGCGTCCCGAGGGGCTGTGCGGATTTGGCGGGTTGTTTGCCTTTGATCTGGCGGCAGGTGTGGATGTGGCCCGCTTTTGCGATGCGCTGCGCACGATCCGGATCGGAGTCAGCTGGGGCGGACCCGAAAGCCTGATTGTGCCGGGTCAGGCGGCCTGCGCACTTGCGGGGGCGGCGAATGTGTTTCAACGCTTTGGCGTCAGCCCGCGCACCATCCGGTTGGCGGCAGGGCTGGAACCTGCGGAGCTGCTGATGGACGATCTGCGCGCGGCCTTGCACGCCGCACAAGAGGTGGCGGCATGA
- a CDS encoding MbtH family NRPS accessory protein, with protein sequence MTLPNETQILWRVLRNCEGRYSMTRATHPIPAGWTPVGDAALRTECLERIGTLWTDMRPLSVQEALA encoded by the coding sequence ATGACCCTTCCCAACGAAACTCAAATCCTGTGGCGCGTGCTGCGCAATTGCGAAGGGCGCTATTCGATGACGCGCGCCACACACCCTATCCCCGCAGGCTGGACCCCTGTCGGCGACGCCGCTTTGCGTACCGAATGTCTGGAACGTATCGGCACATTGTGGACCGATATGCGCCCCCTGAGCGTGCAGGAGGCATTGGCATGA
- a CDS encoding MATE family efflux transporter gives MADSDLSDPNLPRLMWRLGLPAMAGLSLNALHQAVDAAFVGRLGGDALAALVLLAPLAGLVAAAGIGLGIGAASATARSLGAGQPDQARAVAGVSMAAALVLAVGAVGGLWAFGGGLLHLLGAQGELLATARPYLAIQSLTIGCAILQILCDFLAIGRGNAAFSLKTLGLCFGLNILLDPVFIFGLNLGLPGAAWATLCAQSVTLSVWAWHFCAPRRRPTFGPLRLLAPVLRVGLPEAAAVAVTTLSLMALLRIATAVGGADDLAALGIALRLVFVVMLPLEGFAIGVQPILSHAHGSANAARFTATLRRVLYLCGATTVVLSILFSMGARPLVRLFVIDPAIVAQAAAMLSYLALSLPAIALRLCAQITLQATVQPRLATVLGLAPMGWLLWPAMALMVPLFGPVGIAMAVLVAAWLAALLALVPIRAALFPLSTTGASV, from the coding sequence ATGGCCGACAGCGATCTGTCTGATCCGAACCTGCCCCGCCTGATGTGGCGCCTGGGCCTGCCCGCGATGGCGGGGCTGTCGCTGAACGCGTTGCATCAGGCGGTTGATGCGGCCTTTGTCGGGCGGCTGGGGGGCGATGCGCTGGCCGCACTTGTGTTGCTGGCGCCGCTTGCGGGATTGGTCGCGGCGGCGGGGATCGGGCTGGGCATTGGTGCGGCCAGTGCCACGGCCAGATCGCTGGGCGCGGGTCAGCCGGATCAGGCACGCGCGGTGGCGGGTGTGTCGATGGCGGCGGCGCTGGTGCTGGCTGTGGGCGCTGTTGGCGGGCTGTGGGCCTTTGGCGGGGGGCTGTTGCACCTGCTGGGCGCACAGGGTGAATTGCTGGCAACCGCGCGTCCCTATCTGGCGATACAATCCCTGACCATCGGCTGCGCCATCTTGCAAATCCTTTGCGATTTTCTGGCCATCGGGCGCGGCAATGCAGCCTTTAGCCTGAAAACACTGGGCCTGTGTTTTGGTCTGAACATCCTTCTTGATCCGGTGTTTATCTTTGGGCTGAACCTTGGGCTGCCGGGGGCGGCATGGGCGACGCTGTGCGCGCAATCTGTCACGCTGAGTGTCTGGGCATGGCATTTTTGCGCCCCGCGCCGCCGTCCGACATTTGGCCCGCTGCGCCTGTTGGCGCCGGTGCTGCGCGTCGGGCTGCCCGAAGCGGCGGCTGTCGCGGTGACCACGCTGAGCCTGATGGCCCTGCTGCGCATCGCCACCGCCGTTGGCGGGGCGGATGATCTGGCCGCGCTGGGGATTGCCCTGCGTCTGGTTTTTGTCGTGATGCTGCCGCTTGAGGGGTTTGCCATTGGGGTGCAGCCGATCCTGTCGCACGCGCATGGTAGCGCCAATGCCGCGCGGTTTACCGCCACGTTGCGCCGGGTTTTGTACCTTTGCGGGGCAACCACTGTTGTGCTGTCCATACTGTTCAGTATGGGCGCGCGCCCGCTGGTGCGACTGTTTGTGATTGATCCTGCCATCGTGGCACAGGCCGCTGCGATGCTGTCATACCTTGCCCTTTCCCTGCCCGCGATTGCGCTGCGCCTGTGTGCGCAGATCACCCTGCAAGCCACCGTGCAGCCGCGTCTTGCGACCGTTCTTGGCCTTGCGCCGATGGGCTGGCTGCTGTGGCCGGCGATGGCGCTGATGGTGCCGCTGTTCGGCCCTGTTGGCATTGCCATGGCCGTTCTTGTTGCGGCCTGGCTGGCTGCGCTGTTGGCGCTGGTCCCGATCCGCGCCGCCCTGTTTCCCCTTTCAACCACCGGAGCCTCTGTATGA